CACTTTCCTTTTTCGCTCTATTACAACATAAAAGAATACAACAAACTGTATGCATCACAAACCTCTCAACGAATGATGCCGGACACAATTAAAAACTTTGTATCCGAAGAAGGCCTTACCATTGTTTTTGTGATTGGCGAAACATTGCGTGCAGACCATTTATCATTAAACGGATATTCACGGGAAACAACCCCGCATTTAAACAACAGAGAAAATATAATTTCATACCCTAATATTTATTCAGAATATACTTATACCAACCCCAGCGTGGCACATATCATGACAAGGGCTGATAGCCTTCATAAAGAAAGAGCTTATACAGAAACCTCATTTGTTCCTTTGTTTAAGTCTTCGGGTTTTTACACAGCATGGATAGCAAATCAAGAACCTGCAAAGAGTTATGTTTCATTTATGAAGGAGTGTGATACACTGATTTATGCTCACCCCGAAAAATCTGTCTATACTTACTCTGAATGGCTTGACGGAGATTTGTTGCCCGGGTTTAATTATCTAAACAACATGCAAAATAACAACAAGCTTATTATCATGCATACAATAGGCAGCCATTGGTATTATAATAATCATTACACAAAGGATTTTGAAAGGTTTAAACCCGTTACCCAAAGCAAAATTGTAACCCAAAATGCCACACAAGAACTCATCAACTCTTATGATAATACGGTCATTTATACGGATTTCTTTTTAGACAGTGTGATTGCAACACTCACTTCAAAGAATGCCATTTTGATTTTCTTGTCTGATCATGGAGAGGCATTAGGCGAAGACGGGCTTTGGCTACATGCCAACGATAACAAAGCACTCAGAAATCCTGCTTGTGTTATTTGGTGTTCAAATATGTTTATTGACAAGTATCCTGAAAAGTTTTCTGCAATACGAGCTAATAAAGACAAGCGTTACCGCACTGATTTTTTGTTTCACAGCATTTTGAGTATTGGCAAAATTCCCACTAAGTTAATTGAAACCAAATACGACATTTCAAATGTTTCTACTCACCAATCAACAGATTCTCAATGAAGAATAAATACTTTTTTTCTGTCATCATTGCAACATACAACCGTGCTGTACTTGTACAAAGAGCATTACAATCTTTGATGGCACAAACAGAGTCTGATTGGGAAGCATGGATAATTGATGATGGCAGTACTGATGACACGCAACTTGTAGTCTCTTCTTTTCTCAGCCAAAAGATTCATTACTTTTATCAACCCAATCAAGGTGATGCGGCAGCAAAAAATAAAGGTGTTGAACTTGCTAAAGGGAACTACGTTACTTTCTTGGATTCAGATGATTATTATGAGGATACACATTTGGCTACAAGAAAAGAAATATTAATACAGCATCCGGAAATTGATATTTTACATGGAGGTGTTAAAATCATTGGAGAACAATATGTGCCCGATGTTTTTAGAGAAGGGGAATTGATACACTTGTCCAAATGTGTGATTGGAGCAACTTTTTTTATTAAAAAATCCGTGTTCACAGCATTGCATGGATTTGAAACCATACGCTTGGGTAGCGATGCTAAACTATTGGCTAAAGCTGAAAAATCAGGCTATTCAATAGAGAAGACACATCATCCTACTTATGTTTATGATCGTACAGGAACGGATTCTATTACCCACAATTACAACAAGAATATATAGGCATTAAAGCATGTTTATCTAATTAGGAATTTTGGTAAAGGTCGTTGAAAACTCTATTTTTCATAGTTGGTATTAATTCAATAAAAACTTTGTTTTGTACGTTTATAAACGACACCATGCAAAAGCCTTTTTCAGTACTTCTATTTTTCTTGCTCTTTTTTGCTGTAGGTGCTATACACTCCCAGTCAGACACAAGCCGAAATACATTTGTTAAAGATCAATATTATAACAAGCTAATTAAAGTAAAATCTGAAATTCCGGTCTTTTACAATAACAGCGTAAGGCTGGAAATCATGAATTTGCTTAAGAATCAAGGACATAAAACATCTGACATGATTGGCAAAGCTCATTTCGTTTTAAAAACATTAGGACCATATTTTGATAGTATCGGGATGCCAAAAGAGTTAGCCCTTATTTCCATAGTAAACAGCCAACTCAATAGCAATTATATAGAATCATCAACGGGCGCATCCGGTATTTGGCCCCTTACTTATTCAACAGCAAGACGTTATCGTCTTATCACCAATTCTTATATAGATCAAAGAAGAAATATCTGGCTTTCAACAGTTGCAGCAGCCTCCTATTTGCGCGACTTAGAACAAATATATCAGGATTGGCACTTTGTGATTACTGCATTTGCCGCTGGTCCTATTAATCTCAATATGGCAATCAGAAAAGCAGGCAATACCCTTGACTACTCAATGGTGCACAATGTGCTCGAATCCAATCAACGCCAATGTTTGGAAAAATTCATGGCACTTTGGTATGTCTATAATTTTGCGACCGAGCACAAAATTAATGAGAATCAATATCATATTCCTCAGAGCGATACTGTTTGCACTTCGGTAGCATTGAGTTTAGACTATGTAGCAGATAAATTACAATTAAAAAACAGTGTTATTTATCAATTAAACCCTGATTTTATTGAAGGTATTGTACCCGAAATTCCTCATTGTACCTGTTTTAGACTACCCGTATCTGAGATTCAAAACTATCAGAGTGCCCGCGACAGCATTGAAGTTAGAGCGCCAGAACCCGATACAACAGGAAAGGATTCAGTGCCTATGATTTCTCCCGAAATCATCAAAACTCCTACCGGGGTTCCTGTGAATGTAGATGTTACATCTGAACCCAAACTAATTTACTATACTGTTAAAAGCGGTGACAACCTTGGCTTGTTGTCAAAGCTGTTTGATTGTTCTATCAATGAAATTAAGAAATGGAACAATTTAAAAGGAACCATGTTGTATGCAGGAGCCAGACTCAAAATCTATGTTCCCGGAGATAAAGTGGCGGAATACAAAAAAATCAACTCAATGTCTGCTTCGCAAAAGCAAGCAAAAGCACGAAATAAATAAACGGATTTTGATGAAATCAGTTGTTTTAGGAATCATTCTTTGTAATTCACTCATGTTTGCTGCATGCACACAACAAAACAATGTTAATCTTGATGCTGAGTATAATCGTGAAATTGCTGACCATAGAGCTCAATTAGATTCTATGTTCAGAATAAGTAAGAATTCACCTTTTTATAAACACAAGAATTTCACCCATCTCAACTTCTATGAACCGGATGTCCGTTTTAGAATTAAGATAAAAGCACAAACAACAGAAAACCCTGAGATTGTTCAGTTTCAGACTAACACAGAACGAAAACCGGTTTACTTAAAAAAATATCTTTTGGTTTTTAACCTCATTGGTAAGCAAGACACACTCTGGGGTTTTGTTAAGAATGAGACCCCCAATGATATTTTTGTACCGTTTAAAGATTTAACAAACGGAAAGCAGACGTATTACGGTGGCAGGTATATGGATTTAAAATTTGAACCAAATTCAGACTCTGTTTGGTTGGATTTTAACAAAGCATATAACCCTTACTGTCATTATGATACCGGATTTTCATGCCCGTTGGTGCCATTCGAAAATCATTTGTCTTTGGCAATTGAAGCAGGTGAAAAATTGTATCATTAAAATACAACACCTATGCTTAACCCACTAAGCTGTGGACTAATTGCAGGCACTAAGCCTATTTTTTTAGATGGTCGAATCCATTTTTTTACTGAAGGAAAAATCTAATACGCAATTTCGGTTGAAAGCATACCAATACCGGCACCCGCAATAACATCACCCAGCCAATGTCTGTCATTAACCATGCGTAAGAATCCTGTTGCAAATACAAAAGGATAACTGGCAAGCCCAAGCAAGAGATTTTTGTCTTTGTACTCTTTGAAAATCAAATGAGCTGCGGAAAAAAGCGGAGTATCTCGTGAAATGATTGGGAAGTACGAACGTGGCGAAGCTGTACCATCTATTGATGCAGCTAAAAAAATTGCCGATGCTTTGGAAGTTACATTAGATTACTTGGTAGGCGAAGGGGCGAACGCTAAACTTGATAAAAAAACTGTAAAACGTTTACACAATATTGAACTGCTTGAAGATACTAAACGTAATGTGTTGTTTGATTTGATTGATACTTATATACGGGATGCTAAAATTCGTAAAGCTCACACCAGTTAAATAAACAACGCCCCTGATTTTATTAGAGGCGTTTCTCTACTGCCAGTTGATTGTATAATTTGTTAGATTGACGGGCTTTTTTATGAGCGTATAGTTAAGAAAAATTGTAGAACCACCCCACTTGCCTAATCTTCTCTTATAAAATTTCAGATTACCATTTAAATCTATTTTTGCATAATTATAATGAAAGGCAACAAAATCATGCAGTACATGAGTTTCAGTAATTTAATCACCTTTTTTAAAATTATATATACCCCAATTACCATAAGCTAAATCATTATATTCTTTTTCTATAGGCATACTTTTGTATTCATAACTTATAAATACTTCTCCTATACTAAAAAATCTGAGAAAGTAATATGTGGTATCTTTTAGGTTAGAATTAAAGGAACTGGATGTATAAACGGCAGAAGTATCAACTGGTAATATTGATAAAGATTTGAGTCTTCTAACATGCTTTTTTTTATCATACCTAAATTTTTTCTTAGGATGTTGATATGAGTAATCTCTTTCTTTTAATTCCTCATTTGTCAATAATCGTTGTGCCCAT
The sequence above is drawn from the Bacteroidia bacterium genome and encodes:
- a CDS encoding phosphoethanolamine transferase, with protein sequence MKLFRHKDFRFYLLLFLTSLWGGVFFILPDFFIYPTVGIKGMLYTIAHWILVSLPLMMLLYLTMLNKYIFATILPVLAVLGACIGFYSFYYKATLTPMILDATLNNDLQTSMDVMPWLLFVWIALCLVTAIIAIMARFRLRGLSRPYLHLFAILVVFALLFSVSMRAKTSFYQHFPFSLYYNIKEYNKLYASQTSQRMMPDTIKNFVSEEGLTIVFVIGETLRADHLSLNGYSRETTPHLNNRENIISYPNIYSEYTYTNPSVAHIMTRADSLHKERAYTETSFVPLFKSSGFYTAWIANQEPAKSYVSFMKECDTLIYAHPEKSVYTYSEWLDGDLLPGFNYLNNMQNNNKLIIMHTIGSHWYYNNHYTKDFERFKPVTQSKIVTQNATQELINSYDNTVIYTDFFLDSVIATLTSKNAILIFLSDHGEALGEDGLWLHANDNKALRNPACVIWCSNMFIDKYPEKFSAIRANKDKRYRTDFLFHSILSIGKIPTKLIETKYDISNVSTHQSTDSQ
- a CDS encoding glycosyltransferase family 2 protein produces the protein MKNKYFFSVIIATYNRAVLVQRALQSLMAQTESDWEAWIIDDGSTDDTQLVVSSFLSQKIHYFYQPNQGDAAAKNKGVELAKGNYVTFLDSDDYYEDTHLATRKEILIQHPEIDILHGGVKIIGEQYVPDVFREGELIHLSKCVIGATFFIKKSVFTALHGFETIRLGSDAKLLAKAEKSGYSIEKTHHPTYVYDRTGTDSITHNYNKNI
- a CDS encoding transglycosylase SLT domain-containing protein, with amino-acid sequence MQKPFSVLLFFLLFFAVGAIHSQSDTSRNTFVKDQYYNKLIKVKSEIPVFYNNSVRLEIMNLLKNQGHKTSDMIGKAHFVLKTLGPYFDSIGMPKELALISIVNSQLNSNYIESSTGASGIWPLTYSTARRYRLITNSYIDQRRNIWLSTVAAASYLRDLEQIYQDWHFVITAFAAGPINLNMAIRKAGNTLDYSMVHNVLESNQRQCLEKFMALWYVYNFATEHKINENQYHIPQSDTVCTSVALSLDYVADKLQLKNSVIYQLNPDFIEGIVPEIPHCTCFRLPVSEIQNYQSARDSIEVRAPEPDTTGKDSVPMISPEIIKTPTGVPVNVDVTSEPKLIYYTVKSGDNLGLLSKLFDCSINEIKKWNNLKGTMLYAGARLKIYVPGDKVAEYKKINSMSASQKQAKARNK
- a CDS encoding DUF1684 domain-containing protein, translated to MKSVVLGIILCNSLMFAACTQQNNVNLDAEYNREIADHRAQLDSMFRISKNSPFYKHKNFTHLNFYEPDVRFRIKIKAQTTENPEIVQFQTNTERKPVYLKKYLLVFNLIGKQDTLWGFVKNETPNDIFVPFKDLTNGKQTYYGGRYMDLKFEPNSDSVWLDFNKAYNPYCHYDTGFSCPLVPFENHLSLAIEAGEKLYH
- a CDS encoding helix-turn-helix domain-containing protein, coding for MIGKYERGEAVPSIDAAKKIADALEVTLDYLVGEGANAKLDKKTVKRLHNIELLEDTKRNVLFDLIDTYIRDAKIRKAHTS